The Terriglobales bacterium genome has a window encoding:
- the pgl gene encoding 6-phosphogluconolactonase, which translates to MKPEITVAADRQEVCRIAAAELLAQAKQAVLAHGRCAIALSGGSTPKDLYTLLASDQKLREGIPWSKTHFFWGDERHVPPDHQESNYRMANEAMLSKVPVPQANVHRIKSENPDATIAADDYERELRGFFKIQAGEFPRFDIVLLGLGPEAHTASLFPGTKALHEQQRLVVSNWVGKFYTDRITMTAPVFNHADEVIFLVCGDDKAVPVKAVLEGKYEPEQLPAQLIRPEKGRLLWLLDHAAAKFLGKDVS; encoded by the coding sequence ATGAAACCTGAAATTACAGTTGCAGCCGATCGCCAGGAAGTATGCCGCATTGCTGCCGCTGAGCTTCTCGCTCAAGCCAAGCAAGCTGTGCTGGCCCATGGGCGGTGCGCAATCGCCCTTTCCGGCGGGTCCACTCCCAAGGATTTATACACATTGTTAGCCAGCGACCAGAAGTTGCGCGAAGGAATCCCCTGGAGCAAGACCCATTTTTTCTGGGGCGATGAGCGCCACGTTCCGCCCGATCATCAAGAAAGTAATTACCGTATGGCGAATGAGGCAATGTTGTCGAAAGTGCCTGTACCGCAAGCCAATGTGCATCGTATTAAGAGTGAGAATCCTGATGCCACCATCGCTGCCGATGATTACGAACGCGAGCTGCGCGGTTTTTTTAAAATTCAGGCGGGAGAATTTCCCCGCTTTGATATCGTTTTGCTGGGGCTTGGCCCCGAAGCCCACACAGCCTCGCTTTTTCCGGGGACAAAGGCGCTCCACGAGCAACAACGGCTGGTGGTGTCGAATTGGGTGGGCAAGTTTTATACCGACCGCATCACCATGACGGCTCCGGTCTTTAATCATGCCGATGAAGTGATCTTTCTCGTATGCGGCGACGATAAGGCCGTGCCGGTGAAGGCGGTCCTTGAAGGGAAGTACGAACCGGAGCAACTGCCAGCACAATTGATTCGTCCCGAAAAGGGAAGGCTCTTATGGCTGCTGGACCATGCCGCTGCGAAGTTCCTGGGCAAAGATGTGAGCTGA
- the zwf gene encoding glucose-6-phosphate dehydrogenase codes for MSENDKHSGRPSDPCVMVIFGAGGDLTKRKLIPALCNLASGNLLSQQFAIVGFGYNDFTTESFRQRLTEDIKSFATSPVDPKVWAWFQERIYYARGDFSDVKAYEALKNQLKEIDTKHKTQGNLFYYLAVAPRFFGEIVKQLGAAGMTEEQNGQWRRVIIEKPFGHDLESARSLNTEIKKVLEERQIYRIDHYLGKETVQNLMMFRFSNSIFEPIWNRHFIDHIQITASETVGVEQRGSYYETAGALRDMVPNHLFQLVSLTAMEPPISFEADSVRDEQAKVLHALQPFSPEEVLSKTVRGQYGEGIVAGLHVPAYRAEADVSPQSNTETYVALKLQIDNWRWANVPFYLRTGKALAARATEIAIRFHRAPFILFRNTPVESLQRNELVIHIAPDEGISLQFGAKVPGPVMEQGTVKMNFNYVDYFGSKPSTGYERLLYDCMIGDATLFQRADMVEAGWAVITPVLDVWKALPPRSFPNYPAGSWGPKEADDLLAHDGRTWRAIDKEHH; via the coding sequence ATGAGCGAAAATGATAAGCACTCAGGGCGCCCCAGCGACCCTTGCGTAATGGTGATTTTTGGTGCTGGTGGTGATCTTACCAAGCGCAAGCTGATTCCCGCCCTGTGCAATCTGGCCAGCGGAAATCTGTTGTCGCAGCAGTTTGCTATTGTCGGTTTTGGCTACAACGATTTCACTACCGAATCGTTTCGTCAAAGGCTGACTGAAGACATCAAGAGTTTTGCCACCAGTCCGGTTGATCCGAAGGTTTGGGCGTGGTTCCAAGAGCGCATCTATTACGCCCGGGGCGATTTTTCCGATGTTAAGGCCTATGAGGCTTTGAAGAACCAATTGAAGGAGATTGATACAAAACACAAAACCCAAGGCAATCTTTTTTACTATCTTGCGGTCGCCCCTCGATTCTTCGGTGAAATCGTAAAGCAACTCGGAGCTGCGGGCATGACCGAGGAGCAAAACGGCCAATGGCGGCGCGTGATTATAGAAAAACCATTCGGTCACGATCTGGAGTCAGCACGCTCGCTGAATACTGAGATCAAGAAAGTCTTGGAAGAGCGTCAAATTTACCGCATTGATCACTATCTCGGCAAAGAGACCGTACAAAACCTGATGATGTTCCGTTTCAGCAACAGCATCTTTGAACCTATCTGGAACCGGCATTTTATTGACCACATCCAGATCACAGCCTCTGAAACCGTCGGAGTAGAGCAGCGCGGTAGTTATTACGAAACCGCCGGCGCCTTGCGCGACATGGTTCCCAACCATCTCTTCCAACTTGTTTCGCTCACCGCCATGGAGCCGCCCATTTCTTTTGAAGCCGATTCGGTGCGCGATGAGCAAGCCAAGGTCCTTCATGCGCTTCAACCATTCAGTCCAGAGGAGGTTTTGAGTAAGACCGTGCGCGGCCAATATGGCGAAGGAATAGTGGCTGGCCTGCACGTTCCCGCCTATCGCGCCGAGGCAGACGTCTCACCGCAATCCAACACTGAAACTTATGTCGCGCTTAAGCTGCAGATTGATAACTGGCGTTGGGCGAATGTGCCGTTTTATCTGCGCACCGGGAAAGCCCTGGCAGCACGGGCGACGGAAATTGCCATTCGCTTCCATCGTGCACCTTTCATCCTGTTCCGCAACACTCCCGTCGAGAGCCTGCAGAGAAATGAGTTGGTAATCCATATCGCGCCCGATGAAGGCATCTCCTTGCAGTTTGGCGCCAAGGTCCCTGGACCGGTCATGGAGCAGGGGACCGTCAAGATGAATTTCAATTATGTGGATTACTTCGGCAGCAAGCCCAGCACCGGCTACGAACGTCTGCTCTACGACTGCATGATCGGGGACGCCACGCTGTTTCAACGTGCTGATATGGTCGAGGCCGGCTGGGCGGTCATTACGCCGGTCTTGGACGTATGGAAGGCCCTGCCTCCGCGCTCTTTCCCTAACTACCCGGCAGGTTCGTGGGGACCAAAGGAAGCCGACGACTTGCTGGCACATGATGGCCGCACCTGGCGTGCCATTGATAAAGAACATCACTGA